A single window of Synechococcus sp. C9 DNA harbors:
- a CDS encoding alpha/beta fold hydrolase, giving the protein MTATRVDSQHQYRMWQGWRTHWVQAGNQGPAMLLIHGFGASTAHWRYNLPDLAQDHRVWAVDLLGFGRSEKPPVLYTGELWREQLRDFVTQVIGEPVVLVGNSLGGYAALCFGVDCPQWTHGVALLNCAGPVGEDSIRPNPVQRLLFQIPGVVELASAGLFFYMRNPLVIRRILQQVYKDHTHIDEELIQSIYEPAWDAGALGVFRAVFKSPPGRRLDQLLQGLTSPLLLMWGTSDPWMTVARAEKCNALVPTAQVAWLDAGHCPHDERPDLVNPLLRRWVQTVVESRLNGDLPGIGAW; this is encoded by the coding sequence ATGACGGCGACTCGGGTGGACAGCCAACATCAGTACCGGATGTGGCAGGGGTGGCGTACCCATTGGGTGCAGGCGGGGAATCAAGGGCCGGCCATGCTACTGATTCATGGGTTTGGGGCTTCGACGGCCCATTGGCGGTACAATCTCCCGGATTTGGCGCAGGACCATCGGGTGTGGGCGGTGGATTTGTTGGGGTTTGGCCGCTCGGAGAAACCGCCGGTGCTGTACACGGGGGAGTTGTGGCGGGAACAACTGCGGGATTTTGTCACCCAGGTGATTGGGGAGCCGGTGGTGCTGGTGGGCAATTCTCTGGGGGGCTATGCGGCCTTGTGTTTTGGGGTGGATTGTCCTCAATGGACGCATGGGGTGGCTCTGTTGAATTGCGCCGGGCCGGTGGGGGAAGATAGCATCCGTCCTAACCCAGTCCAGCGGTTGTTGTTCCAAATTCCGGGGGTGGTGGAACTGGCGAGTGCCGGTCTATTTTTCTATATGCGGAATCCCCTGGTGATTCGGCGGATTTTACAACAGGTGTACAAAGACCATACGCACATTGATGAAGAATTGATCCAAAGTATTTACGAACCAGCCTGGGATGCGGGGGCATTGGGGGTGTTTCGGGCGGTGTTTAAGTCGCCCCCCGGTCGTCGTTTGGACCAGTTACTGCAGGGGTTAACGTCGCCGCTGCTGCTGATGTGGGGTACATCGGATCCGTGGATGACTGTGGCCCGGGCGGAAAAGTGTAATGCCTTGGTGCCTACAGCCCAGGTGGCATGGCTGGATGCGGGGCATTGTCCCCACGATGAACGCCCGGATTTGGTTAATCCGCTGTTGCGTCGCTGGGTGCAAACCGTCGTAGAATCACGCTTGAACGGGGATTTGCCAGGTATTGGGGCGTGGTGA
- the glgX gene encoding glycogen debranching protein GlgX codes for MLSIQRGRSFPLGATVTAGGVNFCLFSKHAERVELLLFEHADDPKPAHVLSLTAPLHRTANYWHIFVAGIGHGQVYAYRVYGPFAPELGHRFDGSKVLLDPYARAVVGWERYDRGAATRAGDNCATALRGVVVDPSHYDWEGDVPLEIPYARTIIYEMHVKGFTAHPNSGVSEGKRGTYAGLIEKIPYLQSLGITAVELLPVHQFDPQDAPPGLVNYWGYSTLAFFAPHRAYSSDQSLLGPLDEFRDMVKALHRAGIEVILDVVFNHTAEGNHEGPTLSFRGIENQAYYILESHNPAFYANYSGCGNTVKANHEIVGRLILDSLRYWVDVMHVDGFRFDLASILSRSKTGFPLADPPLPWLIESDPVLAGTKIIAEAWDAAGLYQVGSFIGERFAEWNGPFRDDVRRFVKGDRGMLGWLAARLLGSPDLYRDPHQIPNRTINFITCHDGFTLNDLVSYNQKHNEANGEDNRDGANDNYSWNCGQEGPSDDPQIEALRIKQIKNFLVILTLAQGTPMILMGDEVRRTQRGNNNAYGQDNEISWFDWDLVHRHRDMLHFWQKLLHWMQSLRLFEEENRLRVETYPVVEPVPYPYVVWHGTELGQQGWHPDGHALALEMVMPKAGEHLYVILNSYWEGLPFTLPPHPWQRLLDTHLPGAIDSAGPPVTTPQYLANPRSSVILRRFAPSDATAD; via the coding sequence ATGCTGAGCATACAACGGGGACGCAGTTTTCCCCTGGGGGCGACCGTTACCGCCGGGGGGGTGAATTTTTGCCTATTTTCCAAACACGCCGAACGGGTGGAGCTATTGCTCTTTGAGCACGCCGATGACCCCAAACCCGCCCATGTGCTCTCCCTCACCGCCCCCCTCCATCGCACAGCCAACTATTGGCATATTTTTGTCGCTGGGATTGGGCATGGACAGGTGTACGCCTACCGGGTGTATGGCCCTTTTGCCCCGGAGTTAGGCCATCGATTTGACGGCAGTAAGGTGCTACTTGACCCCTACGCCCGGGCCGTGGTGGGCTGGGAACGCTATGACCGGGGAGCGGCCACCCGTGCGGGGGATAACTGTGCGACCGCCCTGCGGGGGGTGGTGGTTGACCCCTCTCACTACGACTGGGAAGGGGATGTGCCCCTGGAAATTCCCTACGCCCGCACCATTATTTATGAAATGCACGTCAAAGGCTTTACGGCGCATCCCAATTCCGGGGTGAGCGAGGGCAAACGGGGCACCTATGCGGGGCTGATTGAGAAAATCCCCTACCTGCAATCCTTGGGAATTACGGCGGTGGAATTACTGCCCGTCCATCAGTTTGACCCCCAGGATGCCCCCCCCGGTTTGGTCAACTATTGGGGCTACAGTACCCTGGCCTTTTTCGCCCCCCACCGGGCCTATAGTTCTGACCAATCCTTACTGGGGCCATTAGACGAATTTCGGGATATGGTCAAAGCCCTGCATAGAGCCGGGATCGAAGTCATTCTGGATGTGGTTTTTAATCACACCGCCGAGGGCAACCATGAAGGCCCAACCCTATCGTTTCGGGGGATCGAAAACCAAGCCTATTACATTTTGGAGTCCCATAACCCGGCTTTTTATGCCAACTATAGCGGTTGCGGCAATACGGTCAAGGCCAACCACGAAATTGTCGGGCGCTTGATCCTGGATTCCCTGCGCTACTGGGTGGATGTGATGCACGTGGATGGGTTTCGGTTTGATTTGGCTTCCATTTTATCCCGCAGTAAAACCGGCTTTCCCCTGGCGGACCCGCCCCTGCCCTGGCTGATCGAATCCGACCCGGTGTTGGCGGGCACCAAAATCATTGCCGAAGCTTGGGATGCCGCCGGATTGTACCAGGTGGGTTCCTTTATTGGGGAACGGTTTGCCGAGTGGAATGGCCCCTTTCGGGATGATGTGCGCCGCTTCGTTAAGGGCGACCGGGGGATGCTGGGCTGGTTGGCCGCCCGCCTGTTGGGTAGCCCCGACCTGTACCGGGACCCCCACCAAATCCCCAACCGCACCATCAATTTCATCACCTGCCACGACGGTTTTACGCTGAATGACCTGGTTTCCTATAACCAAAAACACAACGAGGCCAACGGGGAGGACAACCGGGACGGAGCCAACGACAACTACAGTTGGAACTGTGGGCAGGAAGGGCCCAGCGACGACCCCCAGATCGAAGCCCTCCGCATCAAACAAATCAAAAACTTTCTGGTCATTCTCACCCTCGCCCAGGGCACGCCCATGATCCTGATGGGGGACGAAGTGCGCCGCACCCAACGGGGAAACAACAACGCCTACGGGCAGGACAACGAAATCAGTTGGTTTGACTGGGATTTGGTACATCGGCATCGGGATATGCTCCACTTTTGGCAAAAACTCCTGCACTGGATGCAATCCCTGCGCCTGTTTGAAGAGGAAAACCGCCTGCGGGTGGAAACCTATCCAGTGGTAGAACCTGTCCCCTATCCCTACGTGGTCTGGCACGGCACCGAATTGGGACAACAAGGCTGGCACCCGGACGGCCATGCCCTCGCCCTGGAAATGGTCATGCCCAAAGCCGGAGAACATCTGTATGTGATTCTCAATAGCTACTGGGAAGGCTTGCCCTTCACCCTGCCGCCCCACCCCTGGCAGCGACTCTTGGACACCCATCTCCCCGGTGCCATTGACTCCGCCGGCCCCCCCGTCACCACGCCCCAATACCTGGCAAATCCCCGTTCAAGCGTGATTCTACGACGGTTTGCACCCAGCGACGCAACAGCGGATTAA
- a CDS encoding FHA domain-containing protein, which translates to MPAPLTADDTSQRLHILVVEDPQGQQVLALEAATYSIGRDATSAIVFHADSVSRQHALLLRVPIPGSHEYHYQIQDGNAAGKTSTNGIKVNGIHVSHHTLTDGDVVEFAPDAHAIYYHGTALDPQISKYLHAAEFRSIKAPVVEQSLTEVAGLMVEPAPNPIPEAVTQHLAPAPATPTPPPARIPWLWLLAGIAVGLLLMGGIWWFQQRLQPQPSTRNPDRQPLVI; encoded by the coding sequence ATGCCAGCCCCCTTGACAGCAGACGATACCAGCCAACGTTTGCACATTTTGGTCGTTGAAGACCCCCAAGGGCAACAGGTTTTGGCATTGGAAGCGGCCACCTATTCCATTGGGCGGGACGCCACCAGTGCCATTGTCTTCCATGCGGACTCGGTTTCCCGGCAACACGCCCTGCTCCTGCGGGTGCCCATCCCCGGCTCCCACGAGTACCACTACCAAATTCAGGACGGCAATGCGGCGGGCAAAACCAGCACCAACGGGATCAAAGTCAACGGCATCCACGTATCCCACCATACCTTGACCGACGGGGACGTGGTGGAATTTGCCCCCGATGCCCACGCCATCTATTACCACGGCACTGCGCTGGATCCCCAGATCAGCAAGTATCTCCACGCCGCCGAATTTCGCAGTATCAAGGCACCGGTGGTGGAACAATCCCTGACCGAAGTGGCCGGGTTGATGGTCGAACCAGCCCCGAACCCAATCCCCGAAGCAGTCACCCAGCATTTGGCTCCCGCACCCGCCACCCCAACCCCTCCCCCTGCCCGCATACCTTGGCTGTGGCTCTTGGCAGGCATTGCCGTGGGATTACTGCTCATGGGCGGTATTTGGTGGTTCCAGCAACGGCTCCAGCCCCAACCCTCGACCCGTAACCCAGATCGCCAGCCCCTTGTGATCTAA